Proteins encoded within one genomic window of Pristiophorus japonicus isolate sPriJap1 chromosome 11, sPriJap1.hap1, whole genome shotgun sequence:
- the LOC139275826 gene encoding histone H2B 1.2-like, giving the protein MGDGKKTVAAKKGAKKTIKKTPPKGGRKRRKSRKESYSIYIYIVMKQVHPDTGISSKAMGIMNSFVNDIFELITGEASCLVYCNKCRTISSREIQTIVRLLLPGELAKHTVSEGTKAVTKYTSSQ; this is encoded by the coding sequence ATGGGTGATGGAAAGAAAACAGTtgctgccaagaaaggcgccaagaaaacaatcaagaaaacaccaccgaagggcggcaggaagcgcagaaagtcgaggaaggagagttactccatctacatctacatagtgatgaagcaggttcaccccgacaccggcatttcctccaaggccatgggcatcatgaactcattTGTGAATGATATTTTCGAGCTCATCACGGGTGAGGCATCCTGCCTGGTCTATTGCAACAagtgccgcaccatcagctcccgggagatccagaccatcgtgcgcctgctgctgcccggggagctggccaagcacactgtgtcggaagggacaaaggcagtgaccaagtacaccagctcccaaTAA